The genomic window TTAGCCAAGATATCTCTTGGATTGTAAGCTACTTTTTAAGATCACTTTTTTAATGGAAATTACTGAATTCTTTGAACTTTCAATTGGACGATGGCGATCGCAGCGTAGCGGTCATCATTTAGCATTCGCCCACTTTGAACAAGTGCTGTCTACCATTGACATTGAGTCTCTATCCCTCAATGATCCGGCGGTGGTAGCAATCTGTCAATTGTATGAGACTGACCCCGCCAGTATCACCCACCCCTTTCGGATGACTTGGGAGGGTGAGTCAGACTGGGACGATAAAGTAATCTCTGGTAGTACTGTACTAGTGCCAATTCCCAATGTCGAAAATCCTTCCAGAGGCAAACTCCTGCGGGATCAGGGATACGCCGAAACAATCCCAGCAGTGGCTAAATACCATCTGAGTGAAGATGGTATTTTTACCCTACTGACAGAGTATGAACTCGCTGCTGCTGAGGAGCGAATTTGGTTTGCTAACCCAAATCTCCGATTTCG from Nostoc sp. UHCC 0926 includes these protein-coding regions:
- a CDS encoding phycobiliprotein lyase — protein: MEITEFFELSIGRWRSQRSGHHLAFAHFEQVLSTIDIESLSLNDPAVVAICQLYETDPASITHPFRMTWEGESDWDDKVISGSTVLVPIPNVENPSRGKLLRDQGYAETIPAVAKYHLSEDGIFTLLTEYELAAAEERIWFANPNLRFRVATIKTSDGKGVTTASFSSEIRSLSSSTN